The Phalacrocorax carbo chromosome 28, bPhaCar2.1, whole genome shotgun sequence genome segment CAGGGCTAGGGGCCAGGGGCTTTAACCACCAGGCTGTTGTGGCAGGCGACCGCAATGCCCCCGATGAGGTTCAGGAACTCCTGGAAGTCTAGCTGCCCGTCGCTATTCAAATCGAgcttcttcatcatcctgtCCACGACGCCTGGGTCCTTCTGATTCTGCAAAAGACCAGAGAGATGCGAATCGATGTCTGCCTCGCGGCAAAGGAGCCCCTCGCTGAACCCCCCTGCCCCGTGTACGGAACCGCGGCTGCTGCGGCCACCGCCGGCGGAGGAGGGTTGGCAGAGGGCTGCAAAACTCACTCGGGCCAACCCGTGTCAAGCCACGCTCTGGCTTCTGGTGGGAGCGAGCTCTTCCCGTTGCCCACCCCACAGTGCTCgtgggtggggggcagaggCTTTAATTGCTCTGCCCGGGGGCTGAAGTGCATGCTACGGGAGACTCTTGGCCTGGACTTTGCTCACCTTCGTGAAGGCGGCCAGCTCGCTGTTCATGAAGGCCAGGAACTCCCTCTT includes the following:
- the S100A11 gene encoding protein S100-A11 gives rise to the protein MPTETERCIESLLAVFQRYAGREGDSCTLSKREFLAFMNSELAAFTKNQKDPGVVDRMMKKLDLNSDGQLDFQEFLNLIGGIAVACHNSLVVKAPGP